The DNA sequence GAAATATGAAAAGATCTTTCTTTATCCTTTTACTGGCAGTGGCTGCGGTTTTCGCTTCTGGAGTGGGGGATGCTTCCAGCTGGCAGTCATTCGGCGGCTCAGCTGGCGAAATATCTGAAGTGACTGTTCTTGAATCGGACCAGAACCATATGGTTCTGGAAATCTCCATCCCGGGTTTCTGGCTCTACGACAGCCCGGCTGAGGGCAGAATATGGGACTGTATCGACCTGCCTGATTTTTACTCACAGGGAAAAATCGGCCTGCCTGACCTGCCATCCGTAACAAAGATGTTCGCCCTTCCTTTCGGAACAGAGGCGATTGTAACGGTTGAAGAAGTAAATTCAGCTGTTTACGGTAACATGGAGATCCTTCCAAGACAGACCCCCGAAATTGACATGGACCACGAACCTTACCCCTTTGTCATCGTCGATGAATTTTACCGTAGTAACGAGAATTATCCCTCTTCATGGGTAAATATTGACAACGAGGGCATCTGGTCGGGACTCAATGTAGCGAGACTCGTGGTAAACCCGTTCAGCTACAATCCTTATACCGGAAACCTGGAAGCAGCAAGCAGCATCATCCTGAGAGTGGATTTTGAAGGAAACGCGACAGAATTCGCATATCCGGTAAATCCATCGATGGTTCCCGCAATGGAACAGAACGTAATCAACTGGGACGTATTCAAATTCGCGGCGGACCCGCTTGACGGTTCCCGCGATGACGGTGTTGAGTATGTCTTTGTATGTACCGATACCAATGTGGACTGGGTTTCAGAACTCATAGAAACACACCACTATCTGGGGCTTCATACAAGGGTTGAAACCCTTACTGCTCCCGCAACCTCTGGTGCCATAAAAACTGCCATAACTGATAATTATGATACTGGTGTTACTCGCTTCGCATGTATTGTCGGTACGAATGCGGAGCTTCCTTCTCACATCTGGGACGGATTTACAAGTGATTACTGGTACGCCTGCTTCATCGGAAGCGACAATTTCCCCGAGATAGCCGTTGGAAGACTGACCGGTAACCAGACTCAGATCGAAAATCAGGTAGCAAAGATCATCGGCGGTTATATGGATTACGACTTCGATGATACGCCTACCACCGGCATCATTCCAAGCGAGTGCATACTTGCCGCCCATGGAGAACAATATCCCGGCAAGTACACAGCCTGCATGAATGAACTCGCTGCGTTTTCATACAGCCTTATCAATTTCGACTTCACGACGGTTTTCCCCCCTGAGGGCGGAACCGCTGCAATGGTATCAACCGGTATCAACAACGAAATAGGCACAGTTACCTACAGAGGCCATGGAAGCCAGACATCCTGGACATGGTCCCCCGGATGGAACAATTCCAATATCACCGCACTGACCAATACTTTCATGCCTCCCGTTTTCAACATCGCATGTTACTGCGGTGATTACACCGGTGGGGGAACTTGCCTTGCGGAAGCCTGGCAGTGGGCCACTCACGGATCCAGCGGGAACCTCG is a window from the Candidatus Aegiribacteria sp. genome containing:
- a CDS encoding T9SS type A sorting domain-containing protein, with the protein product MKRSFFILLLAVAAVFASGVGDASSWQSFGGSAGEISEVTVLESDQNHMVLEISIPGFWLYDSPAEGRIWDCIDLPDFYSQGKIGLPDLPSVTKMFALPFGTEAIVTVEEVNSAVYGNMEILPRQTPEIDMDHEPYPFVIVDEFYRSNENYPSSWVNIDNEGIWSGLNVARLVVNPFSYNPYTGNLEAASSIILRVDFEGNATEFAYPVNPSMVPAMEQNVINWDVFKFAADPLDGSRDDGVEYVFVCTDTNVDWVSELIETHHYLGLHTRVETLTAPATSGAIKTAITDNYDTGVTRFACIVGTNAELPSHIWDGFTSDYWYACFIGSDNFPEIAVGRLTGNQTQIENQVAKIIGGYMDYDFDDTPTTGIIPSECILAAHGEQYPGKYTACMNELAAFSYSLINFDFTTVFPPEGGTAAMVSTGINNEIGTVTYRGHGSQTSWTWSPGWNNSNITALTNTFMPPVFNIACYCGDYTGGGTCLAEAWQWATHGSSGNLAATDPSYTEANHVYIKQIYKEIFDTGLFRIGEGINAATVYTINNQGSIGISNAKMYIWFGDPAMDIWTFDTASEPGVLEISPPASIPPGNSNVTVTVTDDGSAVAGANVTLTDGVDNYGTGMTFYEEGTTNSFGEVTINITAPSSGTVHIGAFLHDYNYDIAEVIIGTGVAASEGASSILSLDSPYPNPIMENASLGFSVPVSGRVELAVYDLSGRMVETILDGAVESGSHSMTWAPGAEIASGVYFVRLSTEGGTLTRQAMIIR